Proteins encoded in a region of the Candidatus Methylomirabilota bacterium genome:
- a CDS encoding rhodanese-like domain-containing protein, protein MTNELTPAELKARLDERAPVVLLDVRQDWETKLCRLENAVHIPIEEIELRTDELNAADEIVVYCHQGVRSAAVAEYLRSLGFGNVKNLAGGLDAWARSIDPSMRRY, encoded by the coding sequence ATGACCAACGAGCTGACGCCGGCCGAACTCAAGGCGCGCCTGGACGAGCGCGCCCCTGTAGTGCTCCTCGACGTGCGCCAGGACTGGGAGACCAAGCTGTGCCGGCTGGAGAACGCCGTCCACATCCCCATCGAGGAGATCGAGCTCAGGACCGACGAGCTCAATGCCGCCGATGAGATCGTGGTGTACTGCCACCAGGGGGTCCGCAGCGCCGCCGTGGCCGAGTACCTGCGCAGCCTCGGCTTCGGCAACGTGAAGAACCTGGCCGGCGGCCTCGACGCCTGGGCGCGAAGCATCGATCCCTCGATGCGTCGCTACTAA